The genomic interval CTAAAATCTTCCATAATATTTTGATAGTTTTATATTTGTAGAGGATAATTTTAATTGGTGATTAAATTATCTTAttaaggtaaagtttgaagttaATGAGATCCAAATTTTAAGCCGTGTTTTATTCCAAACAGGCTCCTTCATTTTATCTCTTCCTcaattttcttcctccttcccctcTATAAAAGCCACGCCTTTGCCCCGATCGATCGCCAagttcttccctttcttcttctcctcgagGATTTTGTGGATCTGCGGTTGGGATGGAGATCGATCTGACGCCCAGGTTGTCGAAGAAATCTTACGGCGGCGACGGCGGCGCCTACTACTCCTGGTCGGCCGAGGAGCTGCCGATGCTACGCGCCGCCAGCATCGGCGCAGCGAAGATTTTGTTGGAGAAGCGCGGATTTGCGCTCCCCAGCTACTCCGATTCTTCCAAGGTCGCATACGTCCTCCAAGGTGAAACCTTATTCGATTCatttgctctctctctctctccctcgtcCCCCATTTTGCTTTGGAATTAGGGATTTTGGTTTTGGGTTTAAAGTTGCGATCTCTTCTGTGGATCGTGTTATTTAGGGcaaaaaaacctaaaaaaaaatcGCTTAATTTTTGCAATGGATTGCTTCTCTCTTCCCCCATTTTGCTTCAGCACGAATAATTTTGATTCGGGATGTCTTTTTGATTCAATCTTGTTCCTCATTCGATTGTTTCGATATTCTTTTTTCAGAAAATTGTTCGACTAATGCTTCTGAAACTCTGTCACCGAATGGCTTTTGATCCGCAGGTACTGGAACTTGTGGAATTGTTCTTCCGGAGGCCGCAAAAGAGAAGGTGCTCACAGTCAAGAAGGGCGATGCCATTGCCCTTCCCTTTGGAGTCGTCACCTGGTGGTTCAACCCCAACGACGCTGAGCTTGTGATACTCTTCCTCGGAGACACTTCGAAGGGCCACAAAGCCGGGCAATTCACAAACTTCCCCATCACCGGCAATAACGGCATCTTCACTGGTTTCAGCACCGAGTTCGTCGGCCGTGCTTGGGACCTCACCGAAGATGACTCACGGGACCTTGTCTACGGCCAAGTCAATTCCGGCATCATCAAGGTCAAGGATGGCCAAGCCATGCCCGAACCTTCGCCCAAGGATCGCGACGGCATGGTCCTCAACTGCGAGGAAGCACCTCTAGACGTGGACATCAAGAACGGCGGCTGCGTCGTGGTGCTCAACACTAAGAACCTGCCACTAGTCGGACAGGTCGGCCTCGGCGCTGACCTCGTGAGGATCAACGGCCACGCTATGTGCTCCCCGGGGTTCTCCTGCGATTCGGCTTTCCAAGTGACATACATCGTCAGAGGCAGCGGCCGCGTTCAGATCATCGGCGTCGAAGGCAAGCGAGTCCTCGAGACACATGTCAAGGGCGGCTACCTCTTCATTGTGCCAAGGTTCTTCGTCGTCTCAAAGATTGCTGATGCCGAAGGAATGGAATGGTTCTCCATCATCACCACACCAAAGTaatct from Zingiber officinale cultivar Zhangliang chromosome 6B, Zo_v1.1, whole genome shotgun sequence carries:
- the LOC121992607 gene encoding glutelin type-D 1-like, producing the protein MEIDLTPRLSKKSYGGDGGAYYSWSAEELPMLRAASIGAAKILLEKRGFALPSYSDSSKVAYVLQGTGTCGIVLPEAAKEKVLTVKKGDAIALPFGVVTWWFNPNDAELVILFLGDTSKGHKAGQFTNFPITGNNGIFTGFSTEFVGRAWDLTEDDSRDLVYGQVNSGIIKVKDGQAMPEPSPKDRDGMVLNCEEAPLDVDIKNGGCVVVLNTKNLPLVGQVGLGADLVRINGHAMCSPGFSCDSAFQVTYIVRGSGRVQIIGVEGKRVLETHVKGGYLFIVPRFFVVSKIADAEGMEWFSIITTPNPVFTHLAGKTSVWKAMSPEVLQASFDTTPELEKLFRSKRTSDEIFFPPSESSQ